A genomic window from Planctomycetia bacterium includes:
- a CDS encoding sulfate transporter: MNQTTTPVHAGLPGGDVPQGTPAGFRRYLRHDLASGFLVFLIALPLCLGISLASGFPPVAGVFTAIVGAIVTTFLSNSELTIKGPAAGLIVIALGAMHSFGFDAGLPLDAPGNVAAYRMTLAVGCAAGLLQVGFGLLRVGALSEFFPTAVVHGMLAAIGFIICLKQLPVVFGQKAAGEPLEILRELPEKIAHLNPQITVIGLVSLGILFGFPLVRPLLRPAWLRMLPAQLLVLALAVPLGMWFDLAHDHTYSFLGHEYKVGAAFLVSVPANLAAAVTTPDFGVFTTASTRLAGAWWVVMFALVGSVESLLSAKAIDLLDPWKRKTDMNRDLLAVGVANVAAAAVGGLPMISEIVRSKANIDNGARTRFADLWHGLFLLAFVALVPWAIHRIPLAALAAMLVYTGFRLASPREFINVFKIGSEQLLIFVATIVGVLATDLLVGVGIGIGLKFLIHAINGVPLRSFFKPFLKVTTIDDRTVQIDAGGSAVFSNWIPFRRQIVQLGLGQGHDVIVNLAGARVVDSSVMEKLEDLGHDFEQAGLALRVIGLDSHRGSTAHPHATRRRMMTRLRRLTVVAEAGLEPRIVERFRDLGASGYTAMPCHGSGRSHPGAAGEPLVRIEAIVPAAVAEQILDAIQGEFAPLGRITVCTEMVEVLRPERF, translated from the coding sequence ATGAACCAGACCACGACGCCCGTCCACGCCGGGCTGCCTGGCGGGGACGTTCCCCAGGGCACGCCGGCCGGCTTTCGCCGCTATCTCCGCCACGATCTGGCAAGCGGCTTTTTGGTGTTCTTGATCGCGCTGCCCCTGTGCCTGGGCATCTCTCTTGCCAGCGGGTTCCCGCCGGTGGCGGGCGTGTTCACGGCGATCGTCGGTGCGATCGTCACGACGTTCCTCTCCAACTCCGAGCTCACGATCAAGGGGCCGGCCGCGGGCCTGATCGTGATCGCGCTCGGTGCGATGCACTCGTTCGGTTTCGATGCCGGCCTGCCCCTCGATGCGCCGGGGAACGTCGCCGCCTACCGGATGACGCTCGCCGTGGGCTGCGCGGCCGGTCTCCTCCAGGTCGGTTTCGGCCTGCTGCGGGTCGGGGCGCTGAGCGAGTTCTTTCCGACCGCCGTCGTCCACGGGATGCTGGCGGCGATCGGGTTCATCATCTGCCTCAAGCAGCTGCCGGTCGTGTTCGGACAGAAGGCGGCCGGTGAGCCGCTGGAGATCCTCCGCGAGCTGCCCGAGAAGATCGCCCACCTCAACCCCCAGATCACGGTCATCGGCCTCGTCAGCCTGGGGATCCTCTTCGGCTTCCCGCTGGTCAGGCCGCTGCTGCGGCCCGCCTGGCTGCGGATGCTGCCGGCACAGCTTCTCGTCCTCGCGCTGGCCGTGCCGCTGGGGATGTGGTTCGACCTCGCCCACGACCACACGTATTCCTTTCTCGGCCACGAGTACAAGGTCGGTGCGGCGTTCCTCGTCAGCGTGCCTGCGAACCTGGCCGCGGCCGTCACGACGCCCGACTTCGGCGTGTTCACGACCGCCTCCACGCGGCTGGCGGGGGCCTGGTGGGTGGTGATGTTCGCGCTGGTGGGGAGCGTCGAGTCGCTGCTCTCGGCGAAGGCGATCGACCTCCTCGATCCCTGGAAGCGGAAGACCGACATGAACCGCGACCTGCTCGCTGTCGGCGTCGCCAACGTGGCCGCAGCGGCGGTCGGCGGCCTGCCGATGATCTCGGAGATCGTCCGCAGCAAGGCCAACATCGACAACGGGGCCCGGACCCGGTTCGCCGACCTCTGGCACGGCCTGTTCCTGCTCGCCTTCGTGGCCCTCGTGCCGTGGGCGATCCACCGCATTCCGCTGGCGGCGCTGGCGGCGATGCTCGTGTACACCGGCTTCCGGCTCGCCTCGCCGCGGGAGTTCATCAACGTCTTCAAGATCGGCTCGGAGCAGCTCCTGATCTTCGTGGCCACGATCGTCGGCGTCCTCGCCACCGACCTGCTGGTGGGCGTCGGCATCGGCATCGGGCTGAAGTTCCTGATCCATGCGATCAACGGCGTGCCGCTGCGGTCGTTCTTCAAGCCGTTTCTCAAGGTGACGACCATCGACGACCGCACGGTGCAGATCGATGCCGGGGGCTCGGCCGTGTTCAGCAACTGGATTCCGTTCCGCCGGCAGATCGTCCAGCTCGGTCTCGGGCAGGGGCACGACGTGATCGTGAATCTCGCCGGTGCCCGGGTGGTGGATTCGAGCGTGATGGAGAAGCTCGAGGATCTCGGCCACGACTTCGAGCAGGCGGGGCTGGCCCTGCGGGTGATCGGCCTCGACTCGCACCGGGGCAGCACCGCGCATCCCCACGCCACCCGGCGGCGGATGATGACGCGACTGAGGCGGCTGACGGTCGTGGCCGAGGCGGGCCTCGAGCCGCGGATCGTCGAGCGGTTCCGCGACCTGGGAGCGTCGGGCTA